The Deltaproteobacteria bacterium genome includes the window CCTGTGGCGGCAAAGCCTCCTGCCCGGGCCCTGATCACAGACATCGCTGCCCGATATTGGCCTGTGGCACACGGGGTGCACAGCGGTGCTTTTATCGCCTTGCCCTGAAAAAGAAGGACTGCTCCCTGTGCGACCGCATTCGGAAAGAGGATATTCACAAATTGTGTATTGAAGAAGTGTGCAAATGGCACCGGAGCATTGAGAGAAAATTTTCCCCTCTTCAAAAGGGGCCAGGCCTTGAATAGAGCAAAAGGAGGCTATATGAAAGCTACGCCACAGCAAGAAACTCAAGAGTCATCTACAAGGACAATCCTGCTTATAACGCTGGCCATGTTCGCGGCGGCCATCTTCTTTATCCTTTGGGGCGGATACGAGATCATGGCTGGATATGCAAGCAAGAAGTGGCCTTTGGCCGAGGGGAAGGTCACCTCATCCTATGTGCAGAAACAGGTTCGCAGTATCAAGGATAGCTCAAAAAAGCCCACATATTATCCAAAGGTTCGCTATCAGTACTTGGTCGGCAGGAACAGGTATACCGGTGACAGAATTAGCTTTAGCGGGGGTGAAGGGGGCGAGAAAAAGAGCGAGGCCGAGGCCGTGGTAGACCGTTACCCTTCAGGGCAGAAGGTTATCGTTTATTATGACCCAAATGATCCGG containing:
- a CDS encoding DUF3592 domain-containing protein, giving the protein MKATPQQETQESSTRTILLITLAMFAAAIFFILWGGYEIMAGYASKKWPLAEGKVTSSYVQKQVRSIKDSSKKPTYYPKVRYQYLVGRNRYTGDRISFSGGEGGEKKSEAEAVVDRYPSGQKVIVYYDPNDPERAVLERGLIWKTFMPLVAGLGFLVVGIVCLKAYRRDRG